One part of the Sphingobium yanoikuyae genome encodes these proteins:
- a CDS encoding twin-arginine translocase TatA/TatE family subunit, with the protein MGSFSLMHWVIVLLVVMLLFGGGRISGLMGDVAKGIKSFKKGMADDEDDATPAKPATRIEGHRVPEQDAPSATEEKTKA; encoded by the coding sequence ATGGGTTCTTTCTCGCTGATGCACTGGGTGATCGTGCTCCTGGTCGTCATGCTGCTGTTCGGTGGCGGCCGGATTTCCGGCCTGATGGGTGACGTGGCCAAGGGCATCAAGAGCTTCAAGAAGGGCATGGCCGACGACGAGGACGACGCGACGCCGGCAAAGCCCGCGACCCGGATCGAGGGTCATCGCGTGCCCGAACAGGATGCGCCGAGCGCAACCGAAGAAAAGACCAAGGCCTGA
- the scpB gene encoding SMC-Scp complex subunit ScpB translates to MDDFARAVEAALFASEEPLTPAELRAHVGDGGDLPATLAGLAQDYAGRGVNLVERGGRWHFQTAADLAHILRRERDETRKLSRAAMETLAIIAYHEPVSRAEIEAIRGVQVAKGTLDVLMEAGWVRPVGRREVPGRPLIYATSVEFLSHFGLSSRRDLPGLDDLRAAGLLDPVDLALEGLGGQSVLEKDEEEA, encoded by the coding sequence ATGGATGATTTCGCGCGCGCGGTGGAGGCGGCCTTGTTCGCGTCGGAGGAGCCGCTGACGCCTGCTGAACTGCGCGCCCATGTCGGCGATGGCGGCGATCTGCCCGCGACGCTGGCCGGGCTGGCGCAGGATTATGCCGGACGCGGCGTCAATCTGGTCGAGCGGGGCGGGCGCTGGCATTTCCAGACGGCGGCCGACCTGGCGCATATCCTGCGGCGGGAACGGGACGAGACGCGCAAGCTGTCCCGCGCGGCGATGGAGACGCTGGCGATCATCGCCTATCATGAGCCGGTGAGCCGCGCGGAGATCGAGGCGATTCGCGGGGTTCAGGTGGCCAAGGGCACGCTGGATGTGCTGATGGAGGCCGGCTGGGTGCGTCCGGTGGGGCGGCGCGAAGTGCCGGGTCGCCCGCTCATCTATGCGACCAGCGTAGAGTTTCTGTCACATTTTGGCCTTAGCAGCCGCCGGGACTTGCCGGGTCTGGACGATTTGCGGGCTGCGGGGTTGCTGGATCCGGTGGATTTGGCGCTGGAGGGTCTGGGCGGTCAATCCGTTCTGGAAAAGGATGAGGAAGAGGCCTAG
- a CDS encoding segregation and condensation protein A has protein sequence MDDLFTAPAATPAEVLTVSFESWEGPLDLLLALARTQKVDLREISILALVEQYLAYVDGARQLKLELAADYLVMAAWLAYLKSAMLLPKEAQPEPSPEEMALRLQLRLQRLHAMREAGARLMAGDRIGRDVFVRPRPEGLHMVRRAKWSASLYDLIQAYGQIRARNQPVVHMVAVRPVMTLDEAIQRVSALVGSALDWTTLESFLPDDRDGPMAKSALASSFVAMLELAKQGRVDIRQDGIFEPIYLRAALSGDQWEQLR, from the coding sequence ATGGACGATCTCTTCACCGCCCCGGCCGCGACGCCCGCCGAGGTCCTGACCGTCAGCTTCGAAAGCTGGGAGGGGCCGCTCGACCTGTTGCTGGCGCTGGCGCGGACGCAGAAGGTCGACCTGCGCGAAATCTCCATCCTGGCGCTGGTCGAGCAATATCTGGCCTATGTCGATGGCGCGCGGCAGCTGAAGCTGGAACTGGCGGCCGACTATCTGGTGATGGCGGCGTGGCTGGCCTATCTCAAATCGGCGATGCTGCTGCCCAAGGAAGCGCAGCCCGAGCCCAGTCCCGAGGAAATGGCGCTGCGGCTGCAATTGCGGCTGCAACGGTTGCACGCCATGCGCGAGGCGGGCGCGCGGCTGATGGCCGGCGATCGAATCGGGCGCGACGTGTTCGTCCGCCCCCGGCCCGAGGGGCTGCACATGGTGCGGCGGGCGAAGTGGAGCGCCAGCCTTTATGATCTGATCCAGGCCTATGGCCAGATCCGCGCGCGTAACCAGCCGGTGGTGCATATGGTCGCGGTGCGGCCAGTCATGACCCTGGACGAGGCGATCCAGCGGGTGAGTGCGCTGGTCGGGTCGGCGCTCGACTGGACGACCCTGGAATCCTTCCTGCCCGACGATCGCGACGGACCGATGGCGAAATCGGCGCTGGCCAGCAGCTTCGTGGCGATGCTGGAACTGGCCAAGCAGGGGCGGGTGGACATAAGGCAGGACGGAATATTCGAGCCGATCTATCTGCGGGCGGCGCTGTCGGGCGATCAATGGGAGCAGTTGCGGTGA
- the nagZ gene encoding beta-N-acetylhexosaminidase, whose product MKPVIFGLSGETLTADERAFFAEAQPAGYILFKRNIADRAQVRALTDELRALHGRDDLLIMIDQEGGRVARMQAPVWPSFPAGAVFDRLYNIAPSSAIAAARANARALALMLAEVGITVDALPLLDVRQEGASDIMGDRTLGAEPMRVAALGRAVIEGLADGNVVGIVKHMPGHGRALVDSHLELPVVHAGTEELENDLAPFRALKDAPMGMTAHVVYTAWDADRPASLSPIVIEEIIRQRIGFDGLLMSDDLDMKALKGSIPELAAGVVAAGCDLALNCWGRMDDMVGIANLLPDITPAARARLDRAMGSAHVADLPPFEELLATRDTLLALVPA is encoded by the coding sequence ATGAAACCCGTCATCTTCGGCCTATCCGGCGAAACCCTGACCGCCGACGAGCGCGCCTTCTTTGCCGAGGCGCAGCCGGCCGGCTACATCTTGTTCAAGCGCAACATTGCCGATCGCGCGCAGGTGCGGGCGCTGACCGACGAACTGCGCGCGCTGCACGGGCGCGACGACCTGCTGATCATGATCGATCAGGAGGGCGGCCGGGTCGCGCGGATGCAGGCGCCGGTCTGGCCCAGTTTTCCCGCCGGCGCCGTGTTCGACCGCCTCTATAACATTGCGCCGTCCAGCGCGATCGCGGCGGCACGGGCCAATGCACGGGCGCTCGCGCTGATGCTGGCGGAGGTTGGCATCACGGTGGATGCGCTGCCGCTGCTGGACGTGCGGCAGGAGGGCGCGAGCGACATCATGGGCGACCGGACGCTGGGCGCCGAGCCGATGCGCGTCGCGGCGCTTGGCCGCGCCGTGATCGAGGGGCTGGCCGACGGCAATGTGGTGGGCATCGTCAAGCATATGCCCGGCCATGGCCGCGCGCTGGTCGACAGCCATCTGGAACTGCCGGTCGTCCATGCCGGGACGGAGGAACTGGAAAACGACCTGGCGCCGTTCCGCGCGCTCAAGGATGCACCGATGGGCATGACCGCCCATGTCGTCTACACCGCCTGGGATGCCGATCGGCCGGCCAGCCTGTCGCCGATCGTGATCGAGGAGATTATTCGCCAGCGCATCGGCTTTGACGGGCTGCTGATGTCCGACGACCTCGACATGAAGGCGCTCAAGGGCTCGATACCCGAACTGGCCGCCGGCGTGGTCGCGGCCGGGTGCGACCTGGCGCTCAATTGCTGGGGGCGGATGGACGATATGGTCGGCATCGCCAATCTGCTGCCGGATATCACGCCGGCTGCGCGGGCGCGGCTCGATCGGGCGATGGGCTCGGCCCATGTCGCCGACCTGCCGCCGTTCGAGGAGTTGCTGGCGACCCGCGACACGTTGCTGGCGCTGGTTCCGGCCTGA
- a CDS encoding SPOR domain-containing protein — MGDYARGRLDLDDEDRLPWLEPALDEADEERISPLRLLGLIILGLVLIGAVVAGMWWLQNRNGGGAGEGQLIAAPQGDYKIAAKEADAKKFQGEGDASFAASEGVARDGQIDPSRVPEAPITPTGAAPAGTKPAVPAKPAQSVTAKVEDETRAAPKAAAPKAAGSGVIQLGAYGSASGAKDAWGRLSKRFAYLAPLAMSVEPAEVGGSTVYRLRASAGGQAGTVCGKLKVAGESCIIVN; from the coding sequence ATGGGTGACTATGCACGTGGGCGACTTGACCTCGATGACGAGGACCGGCTGCCCTGGCTGGAGCCTGCGCTCGACGAGGCGGATGAGGAGCGGATTTCGCCGCTGCGCCTGCTGGGCCTCATCATTCTGGGACTGGTGCTGATCGGCGCTGTGGTCGCGGGCATGTGGTGGCTGCAGAACCGCAATGGCGGTGGCGCGGGCGAAGGGCAACTGATCGCCGCGCCGCAGGGCGACTACAAGATCGCGGCCAAGGAAGCGGACGCCAAGAAGTTCCAGGGCGAGGGCGATGCCAGCTTCGCCGCGAGCGAGGGTGTGGCCCGCGATGGCCAGATCGACCCGAGCCGCGTGCCCGAAGCGCCAATCACCCCGACCGGCGCTGCCCCTGCAGGCACCAAGCCCGCTGTTCCGGCCAAGCCCGCGCAGAGCGTCACCGCCAAGGTCGAGGACGAGACCAGGGCCGCGCCCAAGGCAGCCGCGCCCAAGGCCGCCGGCAGTGGCGTCATCCAGCTGGGCGCCTATGGCAGCGCGTCGGGCGCCAAGGATGCCTGGGGCCGCCTGTCGAAGCGCTTTGCCTATCTGGCGCCGCTCGCCATGTCGGTCGAGCCGGCCGAAGTGGGCGGCAGCACCGTCTATCGCCTGCGCGCCAGCGCCGGCGGGCAGGCGGGCACCGTTTGCGGCAAGCTGAAGGTCGCGGGCGAAAGCTGCATCATCGTCAATTGA
- the argS gene encoding arginine--tRNA ligase: MSLYTRFTAHLDAVLDALEAEGTLPAGLNRKPVTVEPPRDPSHGDLATNAAMVLAKPAGTNPRALADAIVTKLQALDEVEAASIAGPGFINLTLTDPTWRAELAAIHAEAADYGRSDFGAGTTVNVEYVSANPTGPMHMGHCRGAVVGDALATLLEYAGHKVIREYYINDAGGQVDVLARSAHVRYREALGEDVGAIPEGLYPGDYLVPVGQALAAEYGDRFVGAPEADWLVLFRTFAVAKMMDMIRSDLALLGIHHDIFSSEAELQAAGKPAEAEAWLRAHDLVYDGVLEAPKGELPDDWEPVELPLFRSTRFGDDQDRPIKKSNGSWTYFGADMAYHFQKAQTADQLIDIWGADHAGTVKRIQAAVAALTEGKARFDVKLIQMVRLLRDGEPVKMSKRAGNFVTLADVVREVGKDVVRFTMLTRKADAQMDFDFAKVVEASKDNPVFYVQYAHARISSLGRRAEEAGIDLPAPDLSLLGTAELNLVKLTAQFPRVVEGSAQAREPHRIAFYLNDLASAFHGWWNMGNDDPRARVVLADDPALTSARLFLSRGIGQIIRNGLALMGVVALTEMQ, encoded by the coding sequence ATGTCCCTTTACACCCGTTTCACCGCCCATCTCGATGCCGTGCTCGACGCGCTGGAGGCTGAAGGCACGCTGCCCGCCGGCCTCAACCGCAAGCCGGTGACGGTGGAGCCGCCGCGCGATCCCAGCCATGGCGACCTGGCCACCAACGCCGCGATGGTGCTGGCCAAGCCCGCCGGCACAAATCCGCGCGCGCTGGCCGACGCGATCGTCACCAAGCTGCAGGCGCTGGACGAGGTCGAGGCAGCCAGCATCGCCGGCCCCGGCTTCATCAACCTGACCCTGACCGACCCGACCTGGCGCGCCGAACTGGCAGCGATCCATGCCGAAGCCGCCGATTATGGCCGGTCCGATTTCGGCGCGGGCACGACCGTGAACGTCGAATATGTCTCGGCCAACCCCACCGGTCCCATGCATATGGGCCATTGCCGCGGCGCGGTGGTCGGCGACGCGCTCGCCACCCTGCTGGAATATGCCGGGCACAAGGTGATCCGCGAATATTATATCAATGATGCCGGCGGCCAGGTCGACGTGCTCGCCCGCTCGGCGCATGTCCGCTATCGCGAAGCGCTGGGCGAGGATGTCGGCGCGATCCCCGAGGGGCTTTATCCGGGCGATTATCTGGTGCCGGTGGGGCAGGCGCTGGCCGCCGAATATGGCGACAGGTTCGTCGGCGCGCCGGAAGCCGACTGGCTGGTCCTGTTCCGCACCTTTGCCGTGGCGAAGATGATGGACATGATCCGCAGCGATCTCGCGCTGCTGGGCATCCACCACGACATCTTCTCGTCGGAGGCCGAACTGCAGGCGGCAGGCAAGCCGGCCGAGGCCGAAGCCTGGCTGCGTGCCCATGATCTGGTCTATGACGGCGTGCTGGAAGCGCCCAAGGGCGAACTGCCCGACGATTGGGAGCCGGTGGAACTGCCGCTGTTCCGTTCGACCAGGTTCGGTGACGACCAGGATCGGCCGATCAAGAAGTCGAACGGCAGCTGGACCTATTTCGGCGCCGACATGGCCTATCATTTCCAGAAGGCGCAGACCGCCGATCAGCTGATCGACATCTGGGGCGCGGACCATGCCGGCACGGTGAAGCGCATCCAGGCCGCCGTCGCCGCCCTGACCGAAGGCAAGGCGCGGTTCGACGTGAAGCTGATCCAGATGGTCCGCCTGCTGCGCGATGGCGAGCCGGTGAAGATGTCCAAGCGCGCCGGCAATTTCGTGACGCTGGCCGATGTCGTGCGCGAAGTGGGCAAGGATGTCGTCCGCTTCACCATGCTGACGCGCAAGGCCGATGCCCAGATGGACTTCGATTTCGCCAAGGTGGTGGAAGCCTCGAAGGACAATCCGGTCTTCTATGTGCAATATGCCCATGCCCGCATTTCCTCGCTCGGCCGCCGTGCCGAAGAGGCCGGGATCGACCTTCCCGCGCCTGACCTGTCCCTGCTTGGGACGGCGGAGCTGAACCTGGTGAAGCTGACAGCGCAGTTCCCGCGTGTCGTCGAAGGATCGGCGCAGGCCCGTGAGCCGCATCGTATTGCCTTCTATCTCAATGACTTGGCTTCGGCATTCCATGGCTGGTGGAATATGGGCAATGATGATCCGCGCGCGCGCGTGGTGCTGGCGGACGATCCGGCCCTCACCTCGGCCCGGCTTTTCTTGAGCCGCGGAATCGGGCAGATCATCCGCAACGGCCTTGCCCTGATGGGCGTGGTCGCGCTGACCGAAATGCAGTGA
- the ispH gene encoding 4-hydroxy-3-methylbut-2-enyl diphosphate reductase — protein MTQSPAPRPPMTLLIAAPRGFCAGVDRAIIIVERAIEKYGAPVYVRHEIVHNKFVVDSLKAKGAIFVEELDQVPDGVPVVFSAHGVPKAVPAKAEERGLDYLDATCPLVSKVHRQAERMVTAGRHILFIGHKGHPEVIGTFGQVPEGTMTLIETVEDAEALAPTDADNLAFLTQTTLSVDDTAAIVATLERRFPSIIAPKGEDICYATSNRQTAVKAIAARCDAVYVIGAPNSSNSLRLVEVAEREGTPARLIQRAEEIDFAWLDGVTTLGLTAGASAPEILVREVVDRIAERFAVTEEQVETAQENISFKLPRGLEAA, from the coding sequence ATGACGCAGAGCCCCGCCCCTCGCCCGCCGATGACCCTGTTGATCGCTGCCCCGCGCGGCTTCTGTGCCGGTGTCGACCGCGCCATCATCATCGTCGAGCGCGCGATCGAGAAATATGGCGCGCCGGTCTATGTCCGCCATGAAATCGTCCACAACAAGTTCGTGGTCGACAGCCTGAAGGCCAAGGGCGCGATCTTCGTCGAGGAACTGGATCAGGTGCCCGACGGCGTGCCGGTGGTCTTTTCCGCCCATGGCGTGCCCAAGGCGGTGCCGGCCAAGGCGGAGGAGCGCGGCCTCGACTATCTCGACGCCACCTGCCCGCTGGTCAGCAAGGTGCATCGCCAGGCCGAACGCATGGTGACCGCCGGCCGCCACATCCTGTTCATCGGCCACAAGGGCCATCCGGAGGTGATCGGCACCTTCGGCCAGGTGCCCGAGGGGACGATGACGCTGATCGAAACGGTCGAGGATGCCGAGGCCCTGGCGCCCACCGACGCCGACAATCTCGCCTTCCTGACCCAGACCACCCTGTCGGTCGATGATACCGCCGCGATCGTCGCCACGCTGGAGCGTCGCTTCCCCTCGATCATCGCGCCCAAGGGCGAGGATATCTGTTACGCGACGTCGAACCGCCAGACCGCGGTCAAGGCGATCGCCGCCCGCTGCGACGCCGTCTATGTGATCGGCGCGCCCAACAGCTCCAACTCGCTGCGCCTGGTCGAGGTCGCCGAGCGCGAGGGCACCCCCGCCCGTCTGATCCAGCGCGCCGAGGAAATCGACTTTGCCTGGCTGGACGGCGTGACGACGCTGGGCCTCACCGCCGGCGCCTCCGCGCCCGAAATATTGGTGCGCGAAGTCGTCGACCGGATTGCGGAGCGCTTTGCCGTGACCGAGGAACAGGTGGAAACGGCGCAGGAGAATATCTCCTTCAAGCTGCCGCGCGGACTGGAGGCCGCATAA
- the thrB gene encoding homoserine kinase — protein MAVYTHVPAEEIDAFLTRYDAGRLVSAKGIAEGVENSNYLLETTGADGADRVGGHRYILTLYEKRVDEADLPFFMDLLDHLGARGCLVPRFIADTDGKRLQQLGGRPACLIEFLTGISVTEPTPAQARACGVALGELHKAAQGFAGERRNALDKDGWHALAAKCGDDFDQIAPGLGDRVAQELAFLDAHWPADLPRSVIHADLFPDNVLMLGDEVTGLIDFYFSCTDIRAYDLAVTHSAWCFSNDGATWYGDRAVAIGAGYTAAHGLTDAERAAFPILCRGAALRFLLTRAYDWINTPADALVTRKNPLAYLRRMDFYAKAEPAELLGA, from the coding sequence ATGGCCGTTTATACGCACGTTCCCGCCGAAGAGATTGACGCCTTCCTCACCCGCTATGATGCCGGCCGGCTGGTGTCCGCCAAGGGCATCGCCGAAGGCGTGGAAAACAGCAATTATCTGCTCGAAACCACTGGCGCCGACGGCGCTGATAGAGTTGGGGGCCACCGCTATATCCTGACCCTCTATGAAAAGCGGGTGGATGAGGCGGACCTGCCCTTCTTCATGGACCTGCTCGACCATCTGGGCGCGCGCGGCTGCCTGGTGCCGCGCTTCATTGCCGACACCGATGGCAAGCGGCTGCAACAGCTGGGCGGGCGCCCGGCCTGCCTGATCGAATTCCTGACCGGCATTTCCGTGACCGAACCCACCCCGGCACAGGCGCGCGCCTGTGGCGTGGCGCTGGGCGAACTGCACAAGGCGGCGCAGGGCTTTGCCGGCGAACGGCGCAATGCGCTCGACAAGGATGGCTGGCACGCGCTGGCCGCCAAGTGCGGCGATGATTTCGACCAGATCGCACCGGGCCTTGGCGACCGCGTGGCGCAGGAACTGGCCTTTCTCGACGCCCACTGGCCCGCCGATCTGCCGCGTTCGGTAATCCATGCCGACCTGTTCCCGGACAATGTCCTGATGCTGGGCGATGAAGTCACCGGCCTCATCGACTTCTATTTCAGCTGCACCGACATTCGCGCCTATGACCTGGCCGTCACCCACAGCGCCTGGTGCTTCAGCAATGACGGCGCGACCTGGTATGGCGACCGCGCGGTCGCGATCGGCGCTGGCTATACCGCCGCCCATGGCCTGACCGATGCGGAACGGGCAGCCTTTCCGATCCTGTGCCGCGGCGCCGCGCTGCGCTTCCTGCTGACCCGCGCCTATGACTGGATCAACACGCCCGCCGATGCACTGGTGACGCGCAAGAATCCGCTCGCCTATCTGCGCCGCATGGATTTCTACGCCAAGGCCGAACCGGCGGAGCTGCTCGGCGCATGA
- the rnhA gene encoding ribonuclease HI, translated as MSDLPQVQIFTDGACKGNPGPGGWGAVLRFGDQEKEISGGEAMTTNNRMEMMAAVEALNTLKKPCQVTLYTDSKYVMDGITKWIFGWQKRGWKTADNKPVKNVEIWQELVKAAARHKLTWQWVKGHAGHPENERADALACAAAESFRK; from the coding sequence ATGAGCGACCTGCCGCAAGTCCAGATCTTCACCGATGGCGCGTGCAAGGGCAATCCCGGTCCGGGGGGCTGGGGCGCGGTGCTGCGCTTTGGCGACCAGGAGAAGGAAATCTCCGGCGGCGAGGCGATGACCACCAACAACCGCATGGAAATGATGGCGGCGGTCGAGGCGCTCAACACGCTCAAGAAGCCGTGCCAGGTGACGCTCTACACCGACAGCAAATATGTCATGGACGGCATCACCAAATGGATTTTCGGCTGGCAGAAGCGCGGCTGGAAGACCGCCGACAACAAGCCGGTCAAGAATGTCGAGATCTGGCAGGAACTGGTGAAGGCCGCCGCCCGGCACAAGCTGACATGGCAATGGGTCAAGGGCCATGCCGGCCACCCGGAAAATGAACGCGCCGATGCCCTCGCCTGCGCTGCGGCGGAAAGCTTCCGCAAATAG
- a CDS encoding YegP family protein, whose protein sequence is MAHKFVIEKNKAGEFVAKFKYNAEIIFWTEGYSSKASAKNAIESILKNGPGAPIEEAE, encoded by the coding sequence ATGGCGCACAAGTTCGTGATCGAGAAGAACAAGGCCGGCGAGTTCGTGGCCAAGTTCAAATATAATGCCGAGATCATCTTCTGGACCGAGGGCTACAGCTCCAAGGCGAGCGCGAAGAATGCGATCGAGTCGATCCTGAAGAATGGCCCCGGCGCGCCGATCGAAGAAGCCGAATAA
- a CDS encoding NAD(P)/FAD-dependent oxidoreductase, with the protein MNRPDIVIVGGGIAGASLGGVLAETARVLILEMEDSAGYHATGRSVAFWEETYGGPVVQPLTTASGALLESPDPDFFDGSFLSPRRTLHIGRAGDEGLRDALLADFAGAVELQPVDPASLVPGLRPDWVLGVLEPSCRDIDVAALHQAYLRRFRKLGGEMRLGARLEHAERQGDGWRIETGDGPIECGLLVNAAGAWADDVAVACGVAPVGITPYRRTVVQLRLEDMPADEMPLVMDMQGGFYFKPEGQGRIWLTPHDEVASPPCDAAPEELAIAQAIDRFQAAVDWRIAAVERKWAGLRSFAPDRVPVYGFEPAVEGFFWFAGQGGFGIQTAPAAALLGASLLTGGAVPQAIASLDIAAYAPERFR; encoded by the coding sequence TTGAACAGACCCGATATCGTGATTGTCGGTGGCGGGATTGCAGGCGCCAGCCTGGGCGGGGTGCTGGCGGAAACGGCGCGGGTGCTGATCCTGGAGATGGAGGACAGCGCCGGCTATCATGCGACGGGGCGATCGGTCGCCTTCTGGGAAGAAACCTATGGCGGGCCGGTGGTCCAGCCGTTGACCACGGCCTCGGGCGCGTTGCTGGAGTCGCCCGATCCCGATTTCTTCGACGGCTCCTTTTTGTCGCCGCGCCGCACGCTGCATATCGGCCGGGCCGGGGATGAAGGCTTGCGCGACGCGCTGCTGGCCGATTTTGCCGGGGCGGTCGAATTGCAGCCGGTCGATCCGGCCAGTCTGGTGCCGGGGCTGCGGCCCGACTGGGTGCTGGGCGTGCTGGAACCGAGTTGCCGCGACATCGATGTCGCGGCGCTGCATCAGGCCTATCTGCGTCGGTTCCGCAAGCTGGGCGGCGAAATGCGGCTGGGGGCAAGGCTAGAGCACGCCGAACGACAGGGCGATGGCTGGCGGATCGAGACCGGTGACGGGCCGATCGAATGCGGCCTGCTGGTCAATGCCGCCGGGGCTTGGGCGGACGATGTCGCTGTGGCCTGCGGTGTCGCGCCGGTCGGCATCACGCCCTATCGCCGGACGGTGGTGCAGTTGCGGCTGGAGGATATGCCAGCCGACGAGATGCCGCTGGTGATGGACATGCAGGGCGGCTTCTATTTCAAGCCGGAGGGGCAGGGGCGGATCTGGCTGACGCCGCATGACGAGGTTGCCTCGCCCCCCTGTGACGCCGCGCCCGAGGAACTGGCGATCGCGCAGGCCATCGACCGGTTCCAGGCGGCGGTCGACTGGCGGATCGCGGCGGTCGAGCGCAAATGGGCCGGGCTGCGCAGCTTCGCGCCGGACCGCGTGCCGGTCTATGGCTTCGAGCCGGCGGTCGAGGGTTTCTTCTGGTTTGCCGGGCAGGGCGGTTTCGGCATCCAGACTGCGCCGGCGGCCGCGCTGCTGGGCGCCAGCCTGTTGACTGGCGGAGCCGTGCCGCAGGCGATTGCCAGCCTCGATATCGCTGCTTATGCTCCCGAACGGTTTCGATAG
- a CDS encoding alpha/beta fold hydrolase — translation MDSPIFPSPALDRRAWPMGGQLDYWQASDCWPIRRYRLGAGTRGRMLILNGRGDMIEKYLEVIHHWAQRGWAVTSFDWRGQGGSGRLTDDPLCGHIDDFARWIDDLRALSNDWRAESSGPTVMLGHSMGGHMLLRALAEGLPKPDAAVAVAPMLGLHTAPLPRWLAVAIANFMCAIGQGEKRAWTQKEESERQRQMRQKRLTHDPDRYADEIWWRDHSRDIALGPPSWNWVRLALESTRALEAGNGPERIAVPTLVLAASCDRLVATPAIRRIAARLPDARLHVYGREAAHEILRELDPVRLDALGRIDRFLDEVAR, via the coding sequence ATGGATTCGCCGATCTTCCCGTCGCCCGCCCTTGACCGTCGCGCCTGGCCGATGGGTGGCCAGCTCGATTATTGGCAGGCCTCCGACTGTTGGCCGATCCGCCGCTATCGGCTGGGCGCTGGCACCCGTGGCCGGATGCTGATCCTCAACGGTCGTGGCGACATGATCGAGAAATATCTGGAGGTGATCCACCACTGGGCGCAGCGGGGCTGGGCTGTGACCAGCTTCGACTGGCGCGGGCAGGGCGGGTCGGGCCGGCTGACCGATGATCCGCTGTGCGGCCATATCGACGACTTCGCCCGGTGGATTGACGATTTGCGCGCGCTTTCAAATGATTGGCGCGCGGAGAGCAGTGGCCCGACGGTCATGCTGGGCCACAGCATGGGCGGGCATATGCTGCTGCGGGCGCTGGCAGAGGGGCTGCCGAAGCCCGATGCGGCCGTTGCGGTGGCGCCGATGCTGGGGCTGCATACGGCCCCGCTGCCGCGCTGGCTGGCGGTGGCGATCGCCAATTTCATGTGTGCGATCGGCCAGGGGGAAAAGCGGGCCTGGACGCAGAAGGAAGAGAGCGAGCGGCAGCGCCAGATGCGACAGAAGCGGCTGACCCATGATCCCGATCGCTACGCCGATGAAATCTGGTGGCGGGACCATAGCCGGGACATCGCGCTGGGGCCGCCGAGCTGGAACTGGGTGCGGCTGGCGCTCGAGTCGACTCGCGCCTTGGAGGCGGGAAACGGGCCGGAGCGAATCGCGGTGCCGACCCTGGTCCTGGCGGCCAGTTGCGACCGGCTGGTGGCGACGCCGGCGATCCGGCGGATCGCGGCGCGCTTGCCCGATGCCCGCCTGCATGTCTATGGGCGCGAGGCCGCGCATGAAATTTTGCGCGAGCTCGACCCGGTGCGGCTCGATGCGCTGGGGCGGATCGACCGTTTCCTGGATGAGGTTGCCCGTTGA
- a CDS encoding A24 family peptidase: MLGEYFRLALIAALGILLIAAAITDLRARIISNRLNLGVAALAPLWWIACGLPLWPGMAVQLLVGLLVFVLFAALFAFGMMGGGDVKLLGALALWFPWQAVLTLLTLMAILGGAVTIVTVIHHRLRRKQGPPEIPYGVAISIAALWLLGERYLNQFA, from the coding sequence ATGTTGGGGGAATATTTCAGACTGGCGCTGATCGCCGCACTGGGCATTCTGCTGATCGCAGCCGCGATCACGGACCTGCGCGCGCGCATCATCTCCAACCGGCTGAACCTGGGTGTCGCCGCCCTGGCGCCACTATGGTGGATCGCCTGCGGCTTGCCGCTCTGGCCGGGCATGGCGGTGCAGTTGCTGGTCGGCCTGCTGGTCTTCGTCCTGTTCGCCGCGCTGTTCGCGTTCGGCATGATGGGCGGGGGCGATGTGAAGCTGCTCGGCGCGCTGGCGCTGTGGTTTCCGTGGCAGGCGGTGCTGACCCTGTTGACGCTGATGGCGATTCTGGGCGGCGCCGTGACGATCGTCACGGTGATCCACCACCGCCTCCGCCGGAAGCAGGGCCCACCCGAAATACCCTACGGCGTAGCCATATCGATCGCCGCCCTTTGGTTACTTGGCGAACGATATCTTAACCAATTTGCGTGA